The following proteins come from a genomic window of Spongiibacter tropicus DSM 19543:
- the aceE gene encoding pyruvate dehydrogenase (acetyl-transferring), homodimeric type: MREDLDPQETQEWMEAMDGVLTHAGRARATFIMKRLAKHAARNGAQLPAAITTSFRNTIEPRDEKRMPGDLFMERKIRSLIRWNALAMVMRANDNNDALGGHISSFSSSATLYDVGFNYFFRGGDKADLIYYQGHSSPGMYARSYLEGRLSEDQLDRFRREVDGDGLSSYPHPWLMPDYWQFPTVSMGLGPIQAIYQAHVMKYQQSRGLVEHGDRKVWCFMGDGECDEPESLGAIALAGREQLDNLCFVINCNLQRLDGPVRGNGKIIQELEGVFRGAGWNVVKVIWGRLWDQLLEKDDTGLLRRRMNEVVDGELQNYKANGGAYTREHFFGKYPELLELVKDLSDDDIMYLNRGGHDPYKVYAAYANAMETKGKPTVVLAMTVKGYGLGSGGEAQNEAHSVKKLDLEELKKFRDRFSVPISDDELKNVPYYRPPEDSPEMVYMRKRRESLGGYLPARQADFEPLDVPALEKFDAQLKSSGKREISSTMAFVRLLSTLVKDKNMGGRVVPIVPDEARTFGMEGMFRQLGIYSSQGQRYTPHDADQIMYYKESKDGQILEEGITESGAFSAWLAAATSYANHRYPMVPFYIFYSMFGFQRVMDLTWAAGDSQARGFLIGATSGRTTLNGEGLQHQDGHSHLMANMIPNCHSYDPTYSYELAVIIQDGMRRMYHEKENVFYYITTMNENYLHPDMPEGAEEGIIKGLYKLRSSSVKKPKLKVQLMGSGTILREAEAAAELLKADFKVEADIWSATSINQLCREGNDCERWNMLHPEAEPKVPYVSELLNAQDAPVICATDYIKAYGEQLRPYIRNRYVVLGTDGYGRSDTRAKLRAHFEVDRHYIVVAALKALADEGKVAASDVSKAIAKYGIDADKINPIYR; this comes from the coding sequence CTGCGCGAAGATCTTGATCCCCAGGAAACCCAAGAGTGGATGGAAGCGATGGATGGCGTGTTGACCCATGCCGGTCGCGCCCGTGCCACCTTCATCATGAAGCGTCTGGCCAAGCATGCCGCGCGCAATGGCGCACAACTGCCCGCAGCCATTACCACCTCATTCCGCAACACCATTGAGCCCCGCGATGAAAAGCGTATGCCGGGCGACCTGTTCATGGAGCGCAAAATCCGCTCACTGATTCGTTGGAACGCGCTGGCGATGGTGATGCGTGCCAACGACAATAATGATGCCCTGGGTGGCCATATTTCCAGTTTCTCGTCGTCGGCTACTCTCTACGATGTGGGCTTTAATTACTTTTTCCGCGGTGGCGACAAAGCGGACCTGATTTACTACCAGGGTCACAGCTCGCCGGGCATGTACGCCCGTTCATATCTGGAAGGGCGTCTCAGTGAAGATCAGTTGGACCGCTTCCGCCGCGAAGTGGATGGCGACGGCCTGTCGTCGTATCCCCACCCCTGGCTGATGCCCGACTACTGGCAGTTCCCGACCGTCAGCATGGGACTGGGCCCTATTCAGGCCATTTATCAAGCTCATGTCATGAAATACCAGCAGAGCCGCGGGCTGGTTGAGCACGGCGACCGCAAGGTCTGGTGCTTCATGGGTGACGGCGAGTGCGATGAGCCGGAATCTCTCGGCGCCATCGCGCTGGCAGGTCGTGAGCAGCTCGATAACCTCTGCTTTGTCATCAACTGCAACCTGCAACGTCTGGATGGGCCGGTTCGCGGTAACGGCAAAATCATTCAAGAGCTGGAAGGCGTGTTCCGCGGTGCAGGTTGGAACGTCGTGAAAGTCATCTGGGGTCGTCTGTGGGACCAGCTGCTGGAGAAGGACGACACCGGTCTGCTGCGTCGCCGGATGAATGAAGTGGTCGATGGCGAATTGCAGAACTACAAGGCCAATGGTGGCGCCTACACTCGCGAGCACTTCTTCGGCAAGTACCCGGAATTGCTGGAGCTGGTCAAAGACCTGTCCGACGACGACATCATGTACCTGAATCGCGGTGGTCACGACCCGTATAAAGTCTATGCGGCTTACGCCAATGCCATGGAGACCAAGGGCAAGCCGACGGTTGTACTGGCGATGACCGTGAAAGGCTATGGTCTGGGCAGCGGCGGTGAAGCGCAGAACGAAGCGCACTCGGTGAAAAAGCTCGATCTGGAAGAACTGAAGAAATTCCGAGATCGCTTCTCCGTGCCGATTAGCGACGATGAACTCAAGAATGTGCCGTACTACCGCCCGCCGGAAGACAGTCCGGAGATGGTGTACATGCGCAAACGGCGCGAGTCACTGGGGGGCTACCTGCCTGCGCGCCAGGCGGACTTCGAACCGCTGGATGTCCCGGCGCTGGAGAAGTTTGATGCCCAGCTCAAGTCCAGTGGCAAGCGGGAAATCTCCTCGACGATGGCCTTTGTTCGCTTGCTTTCGACGCTGGTGAAAGACAAGAACATGGGTGGGCGCGTGGTGCCGATCGTGCCCGATGAAGCGCGTACGTTCGGCATGGAAGGCATGTTCCGGCAGCTGGGGATCTACTCCTCACAGGGACAGCGCTACACCCCCCATGATGCCGACCAGATCATGTACTACAAGGAATCCAAAGACGGTCAGATTCTGGAAGAGGGGATTACTGAGTCCGGTGCGTTCTCGGCTTGGCTGGCGGCGGCGACGTCCTATGCCAACCATCGTTATCCGATGGTGCCGTTCTATATCTTCTACTCCATGTTTGGTTTCCAGCGGGTAATGGATTTGACCTGGGCGGCCGGCGACTCACAGGCACGGGGCTTTCTGATCGGCGCGACTTCCGGGCGTACCACGCTCAACGGCGAAGGCTTGCAGCACCAGGACGGCCACAGCCACCTGATGGCGAATATGATTCCCAACTGCCATTCCTATGACCCGACCTATTCCTATGAATTGGCGGTAATCATTCAGGACGGCATGCGGCGCATGTATCACGAGAAGGAAAATGTTTTCTATTACATCACCACGATGAACGAAAACTATCTGCACCCGGATATGCCCGAAGGCGCAGAGGAAGGCATTATCAAGGGACTGTATAAGCTCCGTTCCAGCAGTGTGAAAAAGCCCAAGCTCAAAGTGCAGTTAATGGGCAGTGGCACGATTCTGCGCGAAGCAGAAGCGGCGGCCGAGCTGTTGAAAGCTGACTTCAAAGTCGAGGCGGATATCTGGAGCGCCACCAGCATCAATCAGCTTTGTCGTGAAGGGAATGACTGTGAGCGCTGGAATATGCTTCATCCGGAAGCTGAGCCGAAGGTGCCCTATGTCAGCGAGCTGCTGAACGCACAGGATGCGCCGGTGATCTGCGCGACGGACTATATCAAAGCTTACGGTGAGCAGCTCAGACCCTATATTCGCAATCGTTATGTGGTATTGGG
- a CDS encoding insulinase family protein — MRFSPRFFLTFGLCFFLAACAALRNETTGIELPDTEQRAYRYLVLDNGLKVLLVSDPGADKAGASLDVNVGSRHDPEDYQGLAHFLEHMLFLGTEGYPEAGEYQAFISANGGAHNAFTSVENTNYFFDIRADALEGALDRFAQFFVSPLFNAAYVQREVNAVNSEYRARLRNDQRRELAVFKAQLNPGHPFSKFSVGNLDTLHANREEALREQLLAFYERYYSADIMALTVVGNASLDELEAMVRPRFSPVASHAVPDDRVTQPLFAPGALPRWVNIEPVQNQRSLSLQFPVPDAQPHWRGKPLSYIGNLLGHEGEGSLLSALKEQGWAEGLSAGQSLSLKGQAMFGVNIRLTEDGLANRDAVVALVFRYIELIRKEGIEPWRYAEQAQLAAQQFRFRNRPSLTQELIQLSSSLQKYPAAEVVRGDYLMNDYQPDTLGDYLDAMRPEQAIITLTAPGVETAQREPLYDVPWGLRTVDKTVLAAWQQAPEADLSLPAANPFIADNFSLKVAPGEATIPQALPADSVSELWLNTNRQFVLPKGRSMVLMESALAGEDAASLAKTKMWLSMVRDQLNEVAYPAQLAGLDYGLSANWRGIEISLGGFSQKQAELLAAVLTVLKAPEWDEARFDRLKRKRMRGFENSRRQSPYQQLLADLPRMLQSERPLLDDMAAATASLSMAEVALHAEKVLKDFRYRLMLEGNFDRDEALAMAALTAEVLPEAGQSQPPEQGVAKLSSGQRLIPVAAEHSDSALLAYVQAPRDGKDYRVALGLAGQMMSADFYYQLRTQKQLGYVVNAGVYPMRAVGGLFFMVQSPVADAAALQAEVNSYLERWLAGGVTEADFESHRDTLIAKLQQQPENLWEAAGRHWQDLLEGYTAFNSREQLLAALRDLSFDQWWQMIQATLEPEQRRALTVYSLGQWPDVSLVGEPVKDAAAYKAESQYYLFR; from the coding sequence GTGCGTTTTTCTCCGCGTTTTTTCCTGACGTTTGGACTGTGTTTTTTTCTGGCCGCCTGTGCGGCGCTTCGCAACGAGACTACCGGTATTGAATTGCCCGACACCGAGCAGCGCGCCTATCGCTACTTGGTGCTCGACAATGGCCTGAAAGTGCTGTTGGTGTCCGACCCCGGCGCCGACAAGGCGGGGGCGTCACTGGATGTGAACGTTGGCAGTCGCCACGATCCGGAGGACTATCAGGGGCTGGCACATTTTCTTGAGCACATGCTGTTCCTCGGCACGGAAGGCTATCCGGAGGCGGGTGAATATCAGGCCTTTATCAGCGCCAACGGCGGCGCGCACAATGCATTTACCAGTGTCGAAAATACCAATTATTTTTTTGATATCCGCGCCGATGCTCTTGAGGGGGCGCTGGACCGTTTTGCGCAGTTTTTTGTTTCTCCGTTGTTTAACGCGGCCTATGTTCAGCGCGAGGTGAATGCGGTCAACTCGGAATACCGGGCTCGTCTGCGCAACGATCAACGCCGAGAACTGGCGGTATTCAAAGCGCAACTCAATCCCGGACACCCTTTCAGCAAGTTCTCAGTCGGCAATCTGGATACCCTGCACGCCAATCGTGAAGAGGCCTTGCGCGAGCAGCTACTCGCCTTCTATGAGCGCTATTATTCTGCCGACATTATGGCGCTGACGGTGGTCGGTAATGCCTCGCTGGATGAGCTGGAAGCCATGGTGCGTCCGCGATTCTCGCCAGTAGCCAGCCACGCGGTGCCCGATGATCGTGTGACCCAGCCCTTATTTGCCCCCGGCGCGCTGCCGCGCTGGGTCAATATCGAGCCCGTCCAGAATCAGCGCAGCCTGTCTCTTCAGTTTCCGGTGCCTGATGCGCAGCCGCATTGGCGCGGCAAGCCCTTGTCTTACATTGGCAATCTCCTCGGTCACGAGGGCGAGGGCAGCCTGCTGTCGGCTCTCAAGGAGCAGGGCTGGGCTGAAGGCTTGAGTGCCGGGCAGAGCCTGTCGCTGAAAGGACAGGCGATGTTTGGTGTAAACATACGTTTGACCGAGGATGGTCTGGCGAATCGTGATGCCGTGGTGGCGCTGGTATTTCGCTACATCGAGTTGATTCGAAAGGAAGGGATTGAGCCCTGGCGTTATGCCGAGCAGGCGCAACTGGCTGCCCAGCAGTTTCGTTTTCGCAACCGCCCGAGCCTGACGCAGGAGTTGATTCAGCTTTCATCCTCACTGCAAAAATATCCCGCTGCAGAAGTCGTCCGCGGCGATTATCTGATGAACGATTACCAGCCGGACACTCTCGGCGATTACCTGGATGCCATGCGCCCGGAACAGGCCATTATTACCTTGACCGCGCCAGGAGTGGAAACGGCTCAACGGGAACCCCTCTACGATGTGCCGTGGGGCCTGCGTACCGTAGACAAGACCGTACTGGCTGCGTGGCAGCAGGCGCCCGAGGCAGATCTTTCACTGCCTGCGGCCAACCCGTTTATCGCCGACAATTTTTCGCTGAAAGTTGCGCCGGGGGAGGCCACTATTCCGCAGGCGCTGCCCGCAGACAGCGTCAGTGAACTATGGCTCAACACCAACCGCCAATTCGTGCTGCCAAAAGGTCGCAGCATGGTGCTGATGGAGTCCGCGCTGGCTGGCGAGGATGCCGCGAGTCTGGCTAAAACCAAAATGTGGCTCAGCATGGTACGTGACCAGCTCAATGAGGTGGCGTATCCGGCGCAGTTGGCTGGGCTCGACTATGGCTTGAGCGCCAATTGGCGCGGTATCGAAATCAGTCTGGGTGGTTTTTCGCAAAAGCAGGCTGAATTGCTTGCCGCCGTGTTGACGGTATTGAAGGCGCCGGAATGGGACGAGGCGCGTTTCGATCGGCTGAAGCGCAAGCGCATGCGAGGCTTTGAAAACAGCCGTCGGCAGTCACCGTATCAGCAGCTGTTAGCCGACTTGCCGAGAATGCTGCAAAGCGAGCGCCCGCTGTTGGACGATATGGCAGCGGCAACTGCGTCGCTCAGTATGGCTGAGGTGGCACTGCATGCCGAGAAGGTGCTGAAAGACTTTCGTTATCGGCTGATGCTTGAAGGTAATTTCGATCGCGATGAGGCACTGGCGATGGCGGCGCTCACCGCTGAGGTGCTGCCGGAAGCCGGGCAGTCTCAGCCTCCGGAACAGGGAGTAGCGAAGCTTTCGTCGGGGCAGCGACTGATTCCGGTAGCTGCAGAGCACAGTGATTCGGCCTTGCTTGCCTATGTGCAGGCGCCTCGTGATGGAAAAGACTATCGTGTGGCGCTCGGCCTGGCCGGGCAAATGATGAGTGCGGATTTCTACTATCAGTTGCGTACCCAGAAGCAGCTGGGCTATGTGGTGAATGCGGGTGTTTACCCCATGCGCGCGGTGGGCGGCCTGTTCTTTATGGTGCAGTCACCAGTCGCCGATGCGGCCGCACTGCAGGCCGAGGTGAACAGTTATCTTGAGCGCTGGCTGGCTGGCGGCGTCACTGAGGCCGACTTTGAATCGCACCGCGATACCTTGATTGCCAAACTGCAGCAGCAGCCCGAGAACCTGTGGGAGGCGGCTGGTCGGCACTGGCAGGACCTGCTGGAGGGTTATACGGCCTTTAACAGCCGAGAACAGCTGCTGGCCGCTTTGCGGGATTTGAGCTTTGATCAATGGTGGCAGATGATTCAGGCAACACTCGAGCCCGAGCAGCGCAGGGCGCTGACGGTGTATTCACTGGGGCAGTGGCCCGATGTCAGCCTGGTCGGCGAACCAGTGAAGGATGCGGCCGCCTACAAAGCGGAATCTCAGTACTATTTATTCCGTTGA
- a CDS encoding AI-2E family transporter: MLGMVRNWFDRIFAEEETVVLLIIISVILLLILSLGHVLIPIIASTVLAFLMQGVIARLAAVGARPWLAMTIAYGLFITLFFGVIILLLPLVWQQLVTLVQELPTMLRKLQQVLMLLPERSELFNEAQIREWMALATAEFGSMGQYVVSFSLAQLPNLVGVLINIVLIPILVFFFLKDKQMILGWFASFLPNRRPLLTAVWLEMNDQVANYVRGKAIEIVIVGVTSYIAFSLMSLNYAALLALTVGLSVVIPYIGAAVVTIPVLLVGYLQWGWGGEFFTLCIVYGVIQALDGNVLVPLLFSEAVNMHPVAIIAAVLVFGGIWGMWGVFFAIPLATLVKAILYAWPRVDEVEATVPAEVE, translated from the coding sequence ATGCTGGGAATGGTGCGCAATTGGTTCGACAGGATCTTCGCGGAAGAAGAGACCGTTGTGCTGCTGATTATCATCTCAGTGATTCTGCTGCTGATTCTCAGCCTCGGGCATGTACTGATTCCGATTATTGCCAGCACGGTACTGGCATTTCTGATGCAGGGGGTGATCGCCCGATTGGCGGCTGTCGGCGCCCGGCCTTGGCTGGCAATGACGATTGCCTACGGCCTGTTTATTACGCTGTTCTTCGGCGTGATTATTCTGTTGTTGCCGTTGGTTTGGCAGCAGTTGGTGACCTTGGTACAGGAGTTGCCGACGATGCTTCGTAAGCTGCAGCAGGTGCTGATGTTGCTGCCGGAGCGCTCAGAGTTGTTTAACGAGGCGCAGATACGCGAATGGATGGCGTTGGCGACCGCCGAATTTGGCTCCATGGGTCAATACGTGGTGTCATTCTCGCTGGCGCAGTTGCCCAACCTAGTCGGTGTGCTGATTAATATTGTCCTGATCCCGATTCTGGTGTTCTTCTTCCTCAAAGATAAACAGATGATTCTCGGCTGGTTTGCCAGCTTCCTCCCCAATCGACGTCCGCTGCTGACCGCCGTCTGGTTGGAAATGAATGATCAGGTGGCCAACTATGTGCGCGGCAAGGCCATCGAAATTGTGATTGTAGGGGTGACCTCCTACATTGCCTTTTCGCTGATGTCGCTGAACTATGCTGCGCTGCTGGCGCTGACGGTGGGGCTGTCGGTGGTGATCCCCTATATCGGTGCTGCTGTAGTGACCATTCCCGTGCTGCTGGTGGGGTATCTGCAATGGGGCTGGGGGGGTGAATTCTTTACGCTCTGTATTGTCTATGGGGTGATTCAGGCGCTGGACGGCAACGTGCTGGTGCCACTCCTGTTTTCCGAGGCGGTCAATATGCACCCGGTCGCGATTATTGCTGCGGTGTTGGTCTTTGGCGGCATTTGGGGAATGTGGGGCGTGTTTTTTGCAATTCCTCTGGCAACGCTGGTGAAGGCCATACTCTATGCCTGGCCCCGGGTTGATGAAGTCGAGGCCACCGTGCCCGCCGAGGTTGAATAA
- a CDS encoding sulfurtransferase TusA family protein produces the protein MSEIAERLDARQLDCPLPLLKAKQALNRMGSGEVLEVLATDAGSQRDFAVFARQSGNTLLEQSERDGEFRYVLQKK, from the coding sequence ATGAGCGAAATTGCCGAGAGACTGGATGCGAGACAGCTGGATTGTCCATTACCGTTGCTCAAGGCCAAGCAGGCGTTGAACCGAATGGGCAGTGGCGAGGTCTTGGAAGTGCTGGCCACTGATGCTGGGTCGCAGCGTGATTTTGCGGTTTTTGCCAGACAGAGCGGCAATACCCTGCTGGAGCAAAGTGAGCGGGACGGCGAGTTTCGATACGTTCTTCAGAAAAAGTAA
- a CDS encoding M48 family metalloprotease, which translates to MLRPLLLLFVSAVLLCNIATAAESRPISQQLPELGEVNASPYSLQQEYDLGRLWLKMFRTQVTTVDDPQLQSYLESLLYNLAANSELKQRQLDTVIVDNSTINAFAVPGGVIGVHSGLFLFSDNEAQFAGVLAHELAHLSQRHFSRSIDKAREANIPSLAGMLAGIILAATVGADAGIATITASQAAALDSQLRFSREHEQEADRVGMETLSRSGMDPNGIPSMFENMNANLRYARSKPPEFLLTHPLTENRISDSKNRARNYPRKVYTDNLNFQLMKKRVELLHSKKPENLLAEWQRETDVNGEAKHYGRVLALIELERWDEADAQLATLLADNPQRIAYIIARAEIQQGQEKGEAAIATLKQALSLSPRNHSLTMTLAAILQENKLFRQADQLLTVHSEQRSEDPHLWYELAEVRGLAGNILGVHMARAEYFILVAQFERASKQLRYAHQLIGSDNRVLESKIRQRLRDIDAMKDEMKELQGG; encoded by the coding sequence GTGTTACGACCCTTACTGCTTTTGTTTGTCAGCGCCGTACTGCTCTGCAACATCGCCACCGCTGCAGAGAGCCGCCCGATCAGCCAACAGTTGCCCGAGCTGGGAGAAGTCAACGCCTCGCCCTATTCGCTGCAACAGGAGTACGATCTTGGGCGGCTTTGGCTGAAAATGTTTCGCACTCAGGTGACAACCGTCGATGACCCGCAACTGCAAAGTTATCTGGAATCGCTGCTCTACAACCTGGCAGCCAACAGTGAACTGAAACAACGCCAGCTCGACACCGTCATTGTCGACAACAGCACGATCAATGCCTTCGCGGTACCTGGCGGCGTTATTGGCGTCCACAGCGGCCTGTTCCTGTTCAGCGACAACGAGGCACAGTTCGCCGGGGTACTCGCCCACGAACTTGCTCACCTCAGCCAGCGGCATTTTTCCCGCTCCATTGATAAAGCTCGCGAAGCCAATATCCCCAGTCTGGCAGGTATGCTGGCGGGCATTATCCTCGCCGCCACGGTCGGCGCGGATGCAGGTATTGCCACGATTACGGCCAGCCAGGCGGCCGCACTCGACAGCCAACTGCGCTTCAGTCGCGAGCACGAACAAGAGGCAGACCGCGTCGGCATGGAAACCCTGTCTCGTTCGGGCATGGACCCCAACGGGATTCCGTCCATGTTCGAAAATATGAATGCCAATCTCCGCTATGCGCGTTCCAAACCGCCGGAGTTTCTGCTCACCCACCCGCTGACAGAGAACCGGATCAGCGACAGTAAAAACCGTGCGCGCAATTATCCTCGCAAGGTCTACACCGACAACTTGAACTTCCAACTGATGAAGAAGCGCGTCGAACTGCTGCACAGCAAGAAACCAGAGAATCTGCTCGCAGAGTGGCAGCGAGAAACCGACGTCAACGGCGAAGCCAAACACTATGGCCGCGTGCTCGCACTGATTGAACTCGAACGCTGGGACGAAGCCGATGCCCAACTGGCAACCCTGCTCGCCGACAATCCGCAGCGCATCGCTTACATTATCGCCCGCGCCGAGATACAGCAGGGGCAGGAAAAGGGCGAAGCGGCCATCGCCACTCTCAAGCAAGCCCTCTCACTGAGCCCGCGCAACCACTCACTGACGATGACGCTGGCCGCAATTCTTCAGGAAAATAAACTGTTCAGACAGGCCGATCAGTTACTCACGGTCCACAGCGAGCAACGCAGCGAAGACCCTCATCTTTGGTATGAATTGGCTGAAGTCCGTGGCCTGGCCGGAAATATTCTCGGCGTACATATGGCTCGTGCAGAGTATTTTATATTGGTTGCCCAGTTTGAACGCGCGTCAAAACAACTGCGCTATGCCCACCAGTTGATCGGCAGTGACAACCGCGTATTGGAAAGCAAAATTCGCCAGCGCCTGCGCGACATCGACGCGATGAAAGATGAAATGAAAGAACTACAGGGGGGCTGA
- the nadA gene encoding quinolinate synthase NadA: MAEQAIAKELVRDHLARLNQPNELPEGERAALRERIKTLLKARDAVLVAHYYTDPEIQSLAEETGGCVSDSLEMARFGRDHPASMLIVAGVKFMGETAKILSPEKTVLMPTLEATCSLDIGCPADEFAAFCDQHPERTVVVYANTSAAVKARADWVVTSSIALDVVDHLDAEGEKILWAPDKHLGDYVRRETGADVLLWDGSCIVHEEFKAQGIIDLKTVYPEAAVLVHPESPASVVELADVVGSTTQIINAARDLPNKQMIVATDQGIFYKLQQLVPDKEFIIAPTAGSGATCRSCANCPWMAMNALENLLDVLENGGNEIHVDPALGEQAMKPLTRMLDFAAAKR, translated from the coding sequence TTGGCAGAACAGGCAATTGCAAAAGAGTTGGTGCGCGATCACCTCGCCCGGCTCAATCAGCCCAACGAACTCCCTGAGGGGGAGCGTGCGGCATTGCGCGAACGGATAAAAACCTTGCTAAAGGCCCGCGATGCGGTGCTGGTAGCGCATTACTATACCGACCCGGAAATCCAGTCACTCGCCGAAGAGACGGGCGGTTGTGTCTCGGACTCCCTGGAGATGGCGCGATTCGGGCGTGATCATCCTGCCTCAATGCTGATTGTGGCCGGCGTTAAGTTCATGGGGGAGACCGCCAAGATTCTGTCTCCGGAAAAAACCGTGCTGATGCCCACGCTGGAGGCCACCTGCTCTCTGGATATTGGCTGTCCCGCGGATGAATTTGCCGCCTTCTGTGACCAGCATCCCGAGCGTACCGTAGTCGTTTACGCCAACACCTCTGCTGCTGTTAAAGCGCGAGCGGACTGGGTAGTAACCTCGAGTATTGCGCTGGATGTTGTCGATCATCTGGATGCCGAAGGGGAGAAAATTCTGTGGGCGCCGGATAAGCATCTTGGCGATTATGTGCGTCGTGAAACCGGCGCCGACGTGCTGTTGTGGGACGGCTCCTGCATCGTGCATGAAGAGTTCAAGGCTCAGGGGATTATCGACCTGAAAACCGTGTACCCCGAGGCCGCGGTGCTGGTGCATCCGGAGTCACCGGCCAGTGTGGTCGAGTTGGCCGATGTCGTGGGGTCGACCACTCAGATCATCAATGCGGCTCGCGACCTGCCCAACAAACAGATGATTGTGGCGACGGACCAAGGCATTTTTTATAAGCTGCAACAACTGGTGCCCGACAAAGAGTTCATTATTGCGCCCACGGCGGGTAGTGGTGCCACCTGTCGAAGCTGTGCGAATTGCCCGTGGATGGCGATGAACGCCCTGGAAAACCTGCTGGATGTGCTGGAAAATGGCGGCAATGAAATTCACGTTGACCCAGCGCTGGGCGAGCAGGCAATGAAACCTCTGACTCGCATGCTGGACTTTGCGGCAGCGAAACGCTGA
- the pgl gene encoding 6-phosphogluconolactonase encodes MNEHMLERRLDSRGAQLFSFSSRGSLDQTLCDDICTVLSAAVAARGEASLVLPGGSTPRGLLSLLAISELDWSRITVLLSDERWLPADHVDSNERQLRELLLTAGAAEARFLPLRSDVSSVEAGAEVADAELSAIPRFDCVVLGMGTDGHTASLFPDSAQLSDGLALNGRHSCIAVQTPSSPYERLTLTLPRLLNCEQLILHICGEDKRSVLSDALFAVKPPPVARLFGAGDCRKTVYWAP; translated from the coding sequence ATGAATGAGCATATGTTGGAGCGGCGCCTGGATTCGCGCGGGGCGCAATTATTCAGCTTCAGTAGTCGTGGCTCGCTGGATCAGACACTGTGCGATGATATCTGTACGGTCCTCAGCGCCGCAGTTGCGGCGCGGGGCGAGGCGAGCCTCGTACTGCCGGGTGGCAGCACACCGCGAGGACTGCTGTCGCTGTTGGCGATCAGTGAACTCGACTGGTCGAGGATTACGGTCCTCCTCAGCGACGAGCGCTGGTTACCTGCCGACCACGTCGACAGCAACGAGCGTCAGTTGCGCGAACTGCTGCTGACTGCCGGTGCAGCAGAAGCGCGCTTTTTGCCTCTGCGATCCGACGTGTCGTCGGTTGAAGCCGGTGCGGAAGTTGCCGATGCCGAACTGTCGGCCATTCCCCGCTTTGACTGTGTCGTGCTGGGTATGGGGACGGACGGCCATACGGCCTCGCTGTTCCCAGACAGTGCGCAACTCAGCGACGGCTTGGCGTTGAATGGGCGTCACAGTTGTATCGCCGTGCAAACGCCCTCCAGTCCCTACGAGCGCCTGACCCTGACCCTGCCAAGGCTGTTGAACTGTGAGCAGCTTATTTTGCATATTTGCGGAGAAGACAAGCGCTCGGTGTTGTCTGACGCGTTGTTTGCCGTCAAACCCCCGCCAGTTGCCCGGCTGTTCGGGGCGGGGGATTGCCGCAAAACGGTATATTGGGCACCGTGA